CCATCTCGTCCACCTCGGTCACGCCCGCGGAGAATGTGGGCTCGGCCTGTTGGTCGGGCTCAGCCGCGCCGGCTTGCTTGGGCGTCGGAGTGATATCCTCCGTCTGTGGCTTGGGGCAGCCTGCGATCAGGGCGAATGCGGCGAGGAGCAGGATTCCGAACGCGACCTTCTTCATGCCGATCAGCCTCTGGAAGACACGCGGGAGACTGACTTTCCCGCGAAGATTGGAGCGTCACTTTGTGGGTTCAACAAGCCTGCGCATGACGGGGTTCCTGCCGGGCATGTCAGACGCCGGTGCTGCCGAAGCCCCCGGCTCCACGGCTGGTCTCGTCCACATTCACAACCGGCTCCCACTCCGCCTGGGTCACCGGTGCCACTATCATCTGTGCGATGCGGTCGCCACGGTTGATGGTGAAAGGCTCGTGTCCGAGATTGATGAGGATCACGCGGATTTCGCCGCGGTAGTCGGCGTCGATGGTGCCTGGTGCATTGACCAGGGCGATACCATGCTTGAGCGCCAGACCGCTGCGTGCCCGCACCTGGGCCTCGTATCCGGCCGGGAGCGCAATCTTCAGGCCGGTGGGCACAGCGCAGCGCTGCCCGGGTTCGAGCACCAGCGGCTCATCAAGAGCCGCGCGCAGGTCCATGCCGGCGGCGGCTTCGGTCTCGTATTGTGGCAGGGGCAGGCCTTCGGCAGAAGGCATGCGTTCAACCTTTATGGTGACTGCGCCGGCCAAAATGGGTCTTCCTTTCGTTCCTGTGCTGCGTATAATTATAGCATACGGGCTCGGGCAGTACCGCGTGATGTGCTTCCGATAGCGTGTTGGGGGCTCACGTACGAAAAAAAGCTTGACTCCGGAGTTGAGTCGCGCTATCGTTGGGTTCCCGCCGAGGTGGTGGAATTGGTAGACACGCTAGCTTGAGGGGCTAGTGCCCGTATCGGGTGTGCGGGTTCGAGTCCCGCCCTCGGCACCAGAGAATTGGCCGGAGCGTACCTGTGACACAGGCGGGCGGTTAGCTCAGTTGGGAGAGCGCTACCTTCACACGGTAGAAGTCGCAGGTTCAAGTCCTGCACCGCCCACCATGAGCAGATATTGAGCGGGAATAGCTCAGCTGGTAGAGCATCAGCTTCCCAAGCTGAGGGTCGCGGGTTCGAATCCCGTTTCCCGCTCCAGCTATTGCGGGCGTGCAGCGCAGTTCGGTCTTGCTGCGATGTAAATCAAAGCGGGAATAGCTCAGTTGGTAGAGCGCCTCCTTGCCAAGGAGAAGGTCGCCGGTTCGAGTCCGGTTTCCCGCTCCAAGCTACCGATCCAGCGGGCCGGGGTTCCCTCGGCCCGCTTTGAGCAAGTCAAAGTCGTCCCTACAATCTGTGTCGAGGACACCCGAGCGCTCTGCTCCCGGGGCGGCATAGCCAAGTGGTAAGGCGGCGGTCTGCAAAACCGCTACTCACGGGTTCGACTCCCGTTGCCGCCTCCATTTTCTTTTGTGCGGAAGGTTCGCGGGCCATACGCTACAAGGCCGTCTTGCCCGGCGAAACCGTTCCGCGCTATGATGTGTCTATACTCTGGGCTGCCGCGTGTCGCGGCTGTGCCTCTTGCTGTTCCCGCGGATTGCAGCCCCGTTCCGGCGTGTCGTGAAATACTGTGCTGAGGGGTATAAAGCATGTCGGCCAAAACGCGTCTTCGCACTCCAACCCCCGCCAATTGCCGCCTCTGCGTCCTGGCCCCCCTGGCGATCGCTCTGCTCGTGCCGCAATGCGGGGCTTGGGCATTCGCCCCAGAAATGCTGCCCTCCATGGCCATTTGGACCAACTTCATGCAGAAGATTCACGAGCCCAAGTCCACGCCCATCAGCGAGGAAGACACCGACGGCGACGG
Above is a window of Armatimonadota bacterium DNA encoding:
- the dut gene encoding dUTP diphosphatase, which codes for MAGAVTIKVERMPSAEGLPLPQYETEAAAGMDLRAALDEPLVLEPGQRCAVPTGLKIALPAGYEAQVRARSGLALKHGIALVNAPGTIDADYRGEIRVILINLGHEPFTINRGDRIAQMIVAPVTQAEWEPVVNVDETSRGAGGFGSTGV